In the Prosthecomicrobium sp. N25 genome, one interval contains:
- a CDS encoding tetratricopeptide repeat protein, with product MRLSSHSLIAAGLSAGLLLGAAAAGAQTLPPDHPPVPQDRVPQGDAADLPEPREPPTVTLDDLFDRLKKAKRPEAAASVSREIEARWLASGSDTVDLLMIRALTAIKAKDMALAMDLLDAIVTLKPDYVEGWNKRATLHYSRKDLGRSLADIEMTLRLEPRHYGALYGLATVFKDLGQKDKALDAYRKVLALNPQMPNVEKEIKELATEVEGRDL from the coding sequence ATGCGGCTCTCGTCTCATTCCCTGATCGCGGCCGGGCTCTCCGCCGGCCTCCTCCTCGGCGCGGCGGCGGCCGGCGCTCAGACGCTCCCGCCGGACCATCCTCCGGTCCCGCAGGACCGCGTGCCCCAGGGCGACGCGGCCGACCTGCCGGAGCCGCGCGAACCGCCGACCGTAACGCTGGACGACCTGTTCGACCGCCTGAAGAAGGCCAAGCGGCCCGAGGCCGCCGCGTCGGTCTCGCGCGAGATCGAGGCGCGCTGGCTCGCGTCGGGCAGCGACACGGTCGATCTCCTGATGATCCGGGCCCTCACGGCCATCAAGGCGAAGGACATGGCGCTCGCCATGGACCTGCTCGACGCCATCGTGACCCTGAAGCCGGATTATGTGGAAGGCTGGAACAAGCGGGCCACCCTGCACTACAGCCGGAAGGACCTCGGCCGGTCGCTCGCCGACATCGAGATGACGCTCCGCCTGGAGCCGCGCCACTACGGCGCGCTCTACGGGCTCGCGACGGTGTTCAAGGACCTGGGGCAGAAGGACAAGGCGCTCGACGCCTACCGAAAGGTGCTCGCCCTGAACCCGCAGATGCCGAACGTCGAGAAAGAGATCAAGGAGCTCGCGACCGAGGTCGAGGGACGGGACCTCTGA
- a CDS encoding Crp/Fnr family transcriptional regulator, with product MITAEHFLSVAFWAGELAPEAFERARRGIVERSFAKGAYLWHRGDRFDHWTGVADGLVKVATVSKTGKAMTFAGIRTGGWFGEGSILKDEPRQYDVVALRDTRLVMMNRATFVWLLDHSVGFNRFLVRQLNERLGQFMALVEYDRTLDAPARLARTLGWLFDPVLYPRAGSVLEITQEELGLLCGLSRQSANEAVKVLERKGILRVEHGAITALDPLRLQRFGE from the coding sequence GTGATCACGGCGGAGCATTTCCTGTCGGTCGCCTTCTGGGCGGGCGAACTCGCCCCGGAGGCGTTCGAGCGCGCCCGGCGCGGCATCGTCGAGCGCTCGTTTGCCAAGGGTGCCTACCTGTGGCACCGGGGCGACCGCTTCGACCACTGGACCGGGGTGGCGGACGGGCTCGTCAAGGTCGCGACCGTGTCGAAGACCGGCAAGGCCATGACCTTCGCGGGGATCCGGACCGGCGGCTGGTTCGGCGAGGGCTCGATCCTGAAGGACGAGCCGCGGCAGTACGACGTGGTCGCGCTGCGCGACACGCGGCTGGTGATGATGAACCGGGCCACTTTCGTGTGGCTCCTCGACCATTCGGTCGGCTTCAACCGCTTCCTGGTCCGCCAGCTCAACGAACGCCTCGGCCAGTTCATGGCGCTCGTCGAGTACGACCGCACCCTCGACGCGCCGGCGCGGCTGGCGCGCACGCTCGGCTGGCTGTTCGACCCTGTCCTCTATCCGCGCGCCGGGTCGGTGCTCGAGATCACCCAGGAGGAGCTGGGGCTTCTCTGCGGCCTGTCCCGGCAGAGCGCCAACGAGGCCGTGAAGGTGCTCGAGCGCAAGGGCATCCTGCGGGTCGAGCACGGCGCCATCACGGCACTCGATCCCCTGCGTCTGCAGCGGTTCGGCGAGTAG
- a CDS encoding alpha/beta fold hydrolase codes for MAIRRMIGIAAAAALGTGLVLAAYSELRARRIEAAYPPVGRFAEAAGVRLHYVDLLPDVPDGPEAPAIVFIHGASGNLRDPLLAFRGALEGRHRLVFVDRPGHGWSDRGGDPEIAAPARQAEVIAALLKRIGVARAVVVGHSWGGSVAAALALGHPELTAGLVFVAPATHPWPGGVAWYYKAAAQPLFGSLFARTLVMPIGSASLEQGLKGVFDPNPEPEGYVEKAAVPLLFRPREFIANAEDVFRLNGYLELQAPRYGEIRVPTAILSGNRDSVVYEELHSGGLARAIAGSHLIWLPNVGHMPHHAATDTVVAAIEEVANLARGRALAMR; via the coding sequence ATGGCGATTCGACGCATGATCGGGATCGCGGCGGCCGCGGCGCTCGGGACCGGCCTGGTTCTCGCCGCCTATTCGGAGCTTCGCGCGCGGCGGATCGAGGCCGCCTATCCCCCGGTCGGGCGTTTCGCCGAAGCCGCCGGGGTGCGGCTCCACTACGTCGACCTCCTTCCCGACGTGCCGGACGGGCCGGAGGCCCCGGCGATCGTGTTCATCCACGGGGCGAGTGGCAACCTCAGGGACCCGCTCCTCGCCTTCCGGGGTGCCCTGGAAGGGCGGCACCGGCTCGTCTTCGTCGACCGGCCGGGACACGGCTGGAGCGATCGGGGCGGGGATCCCGAGATCGCCGCGCCGGCCCGGCAGGCCGAGGTGATCGCGGCGCTCCTGAAGCGGATCGGGGTGGCCCGCGCCGTGGTGGTCGGCCATTCCTGGGGCGGCTCGGTGGCGGCGGCGCTGGCGCTCGGGCACCCGGAGCTGACCGCCGGGCTCGTCTTCGTGGCGCCCGCCACCCATCCCTGGCCGGGCGGCGTGGCCTGGTACTACAAGGCCGCCGCGCAGCCGCTGTTCGGCAGCCTGTTCGCCCGCACCCTCGTGATGCCGATCGGATCGGCCAGCCTGGAGCAGGGGCTCAAGGGCGTGTTCGATCCGAACCCGGAGCCCGAGGGCTATGTGGAGAAGGCGGCGGTGCCGCTTCTCTTCCGCCCGCGCGAGTTCATCGCCAACGCCGAGGACGTCTTCCGCCTCAACGGCTACCTGGAGCTTCAGGCGCCCCGCTACGGGGAGATCCGCGTGCCGACCGCGATCCTGTCGGGCAACCGCGATTCGGTCGTCTACGAGGAGCTCCATTCCGGCGGCCTCGCCCGCGCCATCGCGGGGTCGCACCTGATCTGGCTGCCGAACGTCGGCCACATGCCGCACCATGCGGCGACCGACACGGTGGTGGCGGCCATCGAGGAGGTCGCCAACCTGGCGCGCGGCCGGGCGCTGGCGATGCGCTGA
- a CDS encoding DUF4399 domain-containing protein, producing MRRRALAAGIAVLAAGAVLTAAGAPAPAAAQEAPTAAPKGAIVYFHNLRNGQRLPKTFWVRIGLKEMGVAPAGVRVMGTGHHHILVDADMPPAGQPIPSDFNHVHLGGGQTEAQLTLTPGRHTLQLLVGDHAHIPHVPPIKSERITVTVSE from the coding sequence ATGAGAAGACGAGCACTCGCGGCGGGGATCGCCGTCCTGGCGGCCGGCGCCGTCCTTACCGCCGCCGGCGCCCCGGCGCCCGCCGCCGCCCAGGAGGCACCGACGGCCGCGCCGAAGGGAGCCATCGTGTATTTCCACAATCTCCGCAACGGGCAGCGGCTGCCGAAGACCTTCTGGGTTCGGATCGGGCTCAAGGAGATGGGGGTCGCGCCGGCCGGTGTCCGGGTGATGGGGACCGGGCACCACCACATCCTGGTCGATGCCGACATGCCGCCGGCCGGCCAGCCGATTCCCTCGGACTTCAACCACGTCCACCTCGGCGGCGGCCAGACCGAGGCGCAGCTGACCCTGACGCCCGGCCGGCACACGCTGCAGCTCCTCGTCGGCGATCACGCCCACATCCCGCATGTCCCGCCCATCAAGTCCGAGAGGATCACCGTCACGGTTTCGGAGTGA
- a CDS encoding DUF4399 domain-containing protein: MGRWLSVLALQVAAALVLCVPADAQKARPRTPSPPGAAVFFIDPPQGATVPGTFKVRFGVTGMEIAPAGQARPNSGHHHIIVDTDLPPFDERIPADFNHLHFGSGQTEAELTLPPGDHTLQLLFADHDHVPHDPPIVSQELRIRVVEAVQPTVEAAPTGKATPASSGRTAAPEGARVYFIYPQDGSVIYPRSTIRFGLRGMGVAPAGVDKPNTGHHHLLVDVETPPLDRPLPNDFNHIHMGKGQTEHKLTLTPGEHTLQLILADHNHVPHDPPIMTERIRITVGRPRAARR, from the coding sequence GTGGGTCGCTGGCTTTCCGTGTTGGCGCTGCAGGTAGCCGCGGCGCTTGTCCTCTGTGTCCCGGCCGACGCCCAGAAGGCGCGGCCGCGCACGCCGTCGCCGCCCGGAGCCGCGGTGTTCTTCATCGACCCGCCACAGGGTGCGACGGTGCCGGGCACGTTCAAGGTCCGCTTCGGGGTGACCGGCATGGAGATCGCTCCGGCCGGGCAGGCGAGGCCGAACAGCGGGCATCACCACATCATCGTCGATACCGACCTGCCGCCCTTCGACGAGCGGATCCCGGCCGACTTCAACCATCTGCACTTCGGCAGCGGGCAGACCGAGGCCGAGCTGACGCTGCCGCCCGGCGACCACACCCTGCAGCTGCTCTTCGCCGATCACGACCACGTGCCGCACGATCCGCCGATCGTCTCCCAGGAGCTCAGGATCCGGGTGGTCGAGGCGGTGCAGCCGACCGTCGAGGCCGCGCCGACCGGGAAGGCGACGCCCGCCAGCTCCGGCCGAACCGCGGCGCCGGAAGGAGCGCGCGTGTATTTCATCTATCCGCAGGACGGATCGGTGATCTATCCGAGGTCCACCATCCGCTTCGGGCTGCGCGGGATGGGCGTCGCGCCGGCGGGGGTCGACAAGCCCAACACGGGGCATCACCACCTGCTCGTGGACGTCGAGACGCCGCCGCTCGACCGGCCGCTTCCGAACGACTTCAACCATATCCACATGGGCAAGGGGCAGACCGAGCACAAGCTCACGCTCACTCCCGGCGAGCACACGCTGCAGCTCATCCTCGCCGACCACAACCACGTGCCGCACGACCCGCCGATCATGACCGAGCGCATCCGCATCACGGTGGGCCGGCCCCGGGCGGCCCGGCGCTGA
- a CDS encoding SUMF1/EgtB/PvdO family nonheme iron enzyme, whose amino-acid sequence MSSVPSRRARALIRAALAVLLAAGAAAPLRALAQGGQPQTQPAQRVNPDAFELSFWETIKNSRNPEDFKAYLDTFPNGHFAPLARIRLRDAGGGAQPADTAPGSTRPMDPGGAATLEPLDGTFTATAGTPVLAGPAANAARIGALKKGDTVRVVGRVAGGSHYRILTSDGRTAYVQADRLKAAEAAPADPAPPPPPPPSGDTVVQGRPGEPVVDCADCPEMVAIPPGAFDMGANELFEFEKPVHRVTIGRGLLIGRREVTVKEWQLCISEGGCPAGSGGGGGDVNLPASDVSWTEAKGYADWLSRKTGKRYRLPTEAEWEYAARAGTRTTYFWGAALLRERANCAGCNATPLRRAVSVGSFAPNDFGLYDMAGNVAEWVEDCWTENYKGAPADGSARAAPTCRERVLRGGSFVNDPRYLRSAARFKYDAEVRYYANGLRVARDP is encoded by the coding sequence ATGTCGAGTGTCCCGTCCCGCCGTGCCCGCGCCCTGATCCGCGCCGCCCTCGCCGTCTTGCTGGCGGCCGGCGCGGCGGCGCCGTTGCGTGCGCTCGCGCAGGGCGGTCAGCCGCAGACCCAGCCGGCCCAGCGCGTCAATCCGGACGCCTTCGAGCTGTCCTTCTGGGAAACGATCAAGAACAGCCGGAATCCCGAGGACTTCAAGGCCTACCTGGACACCTTCCCGAACGGCCATTTCGCGCCCTTGGCCCGCATCCGTCTGCGCGATGCGGGCGGCGGCGCCCAGCCGGCCGACACGGCGCCCGGTTCCACCCGCCCCATGGACCCGGGTGGCGCTGCAACGCTCGAGCCGCTCGACGGCACCTTCACGGCCACGGCGGGGACCCCGGTCCTGGCCGGCCCGGCCGCCAACGCCGCCCGCATCGGCGCGCTCAAGAAGGGCGACACGGTCCGGGTGGTCGGCCGGGTGGCGGGCGGCTCGCACTATCGCATCCTGACCTCGGACGGCCGTACGGCCTACGTGCAGGCCGACCGCCTGAAGGCGGCCGAGGCGGCGCCCGCCGACCCGGCCCCGCCCCCTCCGCCCCCGCCGAGCGGCGACACGGTCGTGCAGGGTCGTCCGGGGGAACCGGTCGTCGACTGCGCGGACTGCCCGGAGATGGTGGCCATCCCGCCGGGTGCCTTCGACATGGGGGCGAACGAGCTCTTCGAATTCGAGAAGCCCGTGCACCGGGTCACGATCGGCCGCGGCCTGCTGATCGGCCGGCGGGAGGTGACCGTCAAGGAGTGGCAGCTCTGCATCTCCGAGGGCGGCTGCCCGGCGGGCTCCGGGGGCGGCGGCGGCGACGTGAACCTGCCGGCTTCGGACGTGAGCTGGACCGAGGCCAAGGGCTACGCCGACTGGCTGTCGCGCAAGACCGGCAAGCGCTACCGGCTGCCGACCGAGGCCGAGTGGGAATACGCGGCGCGCGCCGGGACCCGCACCACCTACTTCTGGGGCGCCGCGCTGCTGCGCGAACGGGCGAACTGCGCCGGCTGCAACGCCACGCCGCTGCGCCGGGCCGTGTCGGTGGGGAGCTTCGCGCCGAACGACTTCGGGCTCTACGACATGGCCGGAAACGTGGCCGAGTGGGTCGAGGACTGCTGGACCGAGAACTACAAGGGTGCGCCCGCGGACGGCTCGGCGCGGGCCGCCCCGACCTGCCGGGAGCGCGTCCTGCGCGGGGGCTCCTTCGTCAACGACCCGCGCTACCTGCGCTCGGCCGCCCGCTTCAAGTACGATGCCGAGGTCCGCTACTACGCCAACGGGCTCCGGGTCGCGCGCGACCCGTGA
- a CDS encoding thermonuclease family protein — MTGHQAVEEWIARRRIAAASVREAATGPRRRVRTKTSAEWAALASKSAGTIGIGTRPVNRVLAAVLACLALPLTASGQERGAPAQPPVWVPVPTRIDRAAEPRERIQPDRPPPDDRQFFRVDAPARLLDPLTFEAEDQVFRLAGIVPVERSRVCQTREGARWACGLRASLALGRLVSGRIVGCRPIGAPPVSVLPPGSRTASTAIVAECTVDDRPLAQRLVADGWAVPVEPADPALAKAAAEAVARKRGIHAEFVPN, encoded by the coding sequence ATGACCGGACACCAGGCTGTCGAAGAGTGGATCGCCCGCCGCCGGATCGCCGCGGCCTCCGTCCGGGAGGCCGCGACCGGACCCCGCCGGCGCGTGCGAACGAAAACGAGCGCGGAGTGGGCCGCGCTCGCCTCGAAATCGGCCGGGACCATAGGCATTGGCACCCGGCCTGTCAATCGCGTCCTCGCCGCCGTCCTCGCCTGTCTCGCGCTGCCGCTGACGGCCTCCGGACAGGAGCGCGGCGCCCCGGCCCAACCCCCTGTCTGGGTGCCCGTGCCGACCCGGATCGACCGCGCCGCCGAACCGCGCGAACGCATCCAGCCGGACCGCCCGCCCCCCGACGACCGCCAGTTCTTTCGGGTTGACGCGCCGGCGCGGCTGCTCGATCCGCTCACCTTCGAGGCCGAGGACCAGGTTTTCCGCCTGGCCGGCATCGTCCCGGTCGAGCGCTCGCGCGTCTGCCAGACCCGCGAGGGCGCCCGCTGGGCCTGCGGGCTGCGCGCCAGCCTCGCGCTCGGGCGCCTGGTCTCCGGCCGCATCGTCGGCTGCCGGCCCATCGGGGCCCCGCCGGTGTCGGTCCTGCCCCCGGGCTCCCGCACAGCCTCGACGGCGATCGTCGCCGAGTGCACCGTCGACGACCGCCCCCTCGCCCAGCGCCTCGTCGCGGACGGCTGGGCCGTGCCGGTCGAGCCCGCCGATCCGGCGCTCGCCAAGGCCGCCGCCGAGGCGGTCGCCCGAAAGCGCGGCATCCACGCCGAGTTCGTCCCGAACTGA
- the ykgO gene encoding type B 50S ribosomal protein L36, with translation MKIKNSLKSLRSRHRDNRLVRRKGRVYIINKTNPRFKARQG, from the coding sequence ATGAAGATCAAGAACTCGCTCAAGTCGCTCCGGTCGCGTCACCGGGACAACCGCCTGGTCCGCCGCAAGGGCCGCGTCTACATCATCAACAAGACCAACCCGCGCTTCAAGGCGCGGCAGGGCTGA
- a CDS encoding alpha/beta fold hydrolase translates to MSAILPHAIRGPEGRLPLVLLHGFAGSRETWIGQQIALETRRRTIAFDLPGHGAALDWPEVGHAGVSAKAVIASLAGLGIERFHLAGHSMGGAAAVLVASKLAEAGRVASLTLLAPGGFGHEINQRLLRRFATALAEHEIHALLEQFFGYERHVPQEIARRMAEDRRDPRVAATLATIVESILDGGRQKTFDLAALADLPHPVRVVWGDQDRVLPTRQTRRLPGSVAVHVFAGVGHMPHLEVPREVTRILAEATAAE, encoded by the coding sequence TTGTCCGCCATCCTGCCCCACGCCATCCGCGGCCCCGAAGGCCGGCTGCCCCTGGTGCTGCTGCACGGCTTCGCCGGAAGCCGCGAGACCTGGATCGGCCAGCAGATCGCGCTGGAGACCCGGCGCCGCACCATCGCCTTCGACCTGCCGGGCCACGGCGCCGCGCTCGACTGGCCGGAGGTCGGGCATGCCGGCGTCTCCGCCAAGGCGGTGATCGCCTCGCTCGCCGGCCTCGGCATCGAACGCTTCCACCTCGCCGGCCACTCGATGGGCGGCGCCGCGGCCGTGCTCGTCGCCTCCAAGCTCGCCGAGGCGGGCCGGGTCGCGAGCCTCACCCTGCTCGCCCCCGGCGGCTTCGGCCATGAGATCAACCAGCGGCTCCTGCGCCGCTTCGCGACCGCGCTCGCCGAGCACGAGATCCACGCGCTCCTGGAGCAGTTCTTCGGCTACGAGCGGCACGTGCCCCAGGAGATCGCCCGCCGCATGGCGGAGGACCGCCGCGACCCGCGCGTGGCCGCCACGCTCGCCACCATCGTGGAATCGATCCTCGACGGCGGGCGCCAGAAGACCTTCGACCTCGCCGCGCTGGCCGACCTGCCCCACCCGGTCCGGGTGGTCTGGGGCGACCAGGACCGCGTCCTGCCGACCCGCCAGACGCGGCGCCTGCCCGGCTCCGTGGCCGTGCACGTCTTCGCCGGCGTCGGGCACATGCCCCATCTCGAGGTCCCGCGGGAGGTCACCCGCATCCTCGCCGAGGCGACCGCGGCCGAGTAG
- a CDS encoding DUF4142 domain-containing protein — protein MKLATALAVAAALALPGALALPQAALAQGANGTNSRTTAGASSAAAQKMDAATFVRMAHSSNMLEIESSRMALQQSKRDDIKAFAQTMVDDHTSAGTKMQQAVAASRAAQATSAGGAGTMDPKHQAMLKQLTQAQNANFDRAYATLQRSAHQEAVTLFTNYAERGDDQNLVAFAKEMLPALEKHLEAANALGGR, from the coding sequence ATGAAGCTCGCCACAGCTCTCGCGGTCGCGGCCGCCCTCGCGCTCCCGGGCGCCCTCGCGCTCCCGCAGGCCGCCCTCGCCCAAGGCGCCAACGGCACGAACAGCCGCACCACCGCCGGCGCGTCGAGCGCTGCCGCCCAGAAGATGGATGCCGCCACCTTCGTCAGGATGGCGCATTCCTCCAACATGCTCGAAATCGAGTCGAGCCGCATGGCCCTGCAGCAGTCCAAGCGCGACGACATCAAGGCCTTCGCGCAGACCATGGTGGACGACCACACCAGCGCGGGCACCAAGATGCAGCAGGCGGTCGCCGCCAGCCGGGCCGCGCAGGCGACGAGCGCCGGAGGCGCCGGCACCATGGACCCCAAGCACCAAGCCATGCTGAAACAGCTCACGCAGGCGCAGAACGCCAACTTCGACCGCGCCTACGCGACGCTGCAGCGCAGCGCCCACCAGGAGGCGGTCACCCTCTTCACCAATTACGCCGAGCGCGGCGACGACCAGAACCTGGTGGCTTTCGCCAAGGAAATGCTGCCGGCGCTCGAGAAGCACCTGGAGGCCGCGAACGCCCTCGGCGGCCGCTGA
- a CDS encoding PQQ-dependent sugar dehydrogenase — protein sequence MKTYGLAPATLAALATLLGPAAAQSQSPAPIQTEKARLSITRVATGLQHPWALAVMPGGDVLVTERPGRMRIVRRDGTVSAPIAGVPQVAAGRQGGLLDVTLHPDFASNRMVYFTFSEPAEGGNSTALARGVLSPDGRALTAVTVLFSQKPRVANGMHFGSRVVFDGRGHLYVTLGERFEDRWRVKAQELDTHLGKIVRLNEDGSVPADNPFAQRQGALPEIWSYGHRNVQAAAMNPKTGKLWAIEHGPRGGDEINIPEAGANYGWPVVSFGVNYDGTPVGTGKREAPGMVGPIYQWTPVIAPSGMLFYSGKAFPAWTGNLLVGGLATKVLVRLELDGDRVVHEERILKELGERIRDVAEDADGSLLIVTDEDDGKLVRIAPAEGSATGAARP from the coding sequence ATGAAGACCTACGGCCTCGCGCCCGCCACCCTCGCCGCGCTCGCCACCCTCCTCGGCCCCGCCGCCGCGCAGTCCCAGTCCCCCGCGCCGATCCAGACCGAGAAGGCCCGTCTTTCGATCACCCGGGTCGCCACCGGCCTGCAGCACCCCTGGGCCCTCGCCGTCATGCCGGGCGGCGACGTGCTCGTCACCGAGCGGCCCGGCCGCATGCGCATCGTCCGCCGCGACGGAACCGTGTCGGCCCCGATCGCCGGTGTCCCGCAGGTCGCGGCCGGCCGGCAGGGCGGGCTCCTGGACGTGACCCTGCACCCCGACTTCGCCTCGAACCGGATGGTCTACTTCACCTTCTCGGAGCCGGCGGAGGGCGGCAACTCCACCGCCCTCGCCCGCGGCGTCCTCTCCCCGGACGGACGCGCGCTGACCGCCGTCACGGTCCTGTTCTCCCAGAAGCCGCGGGTCGCCAACGGCATGCACTTCGGCTCGCGCGTGGTCTTCGACGGCCGCGGCCACCTCTATGTCACCCTGGGCGAGCGCTTCGAGGACCGCTGGCGCGTGAAGGCGCAGGAGCTCGACACCCATCTCGGCAAGATCGTCCGCCTGAACGAGGACGGCAGCGTGCCCGCCGACAACCCCTTCGCGCAGCGCCAGGGGGCCCTGCCGGAGATCTGGTCCTACGGCCACCGCAACGTCCAGGCCGCCGCCATGAATCCCAAGACCGGCAAGCTCTGGGCGATCGAGCACGGCCCGAGAGGGGGCGACGAGATCAACATCCCGGAGGCCGGCGCCAATTACGGCTGGCCGGTCGTGTCCTTCGGCGTCAACTACGACGGCACCCCGGTCGGCACCGGCAAGCGCGAGGCCCCCGGCATGGTCGGGCCGATCTACCAGTGGACACCCGTGATCGCCCCGTCCGGCATGCTCTTCTACTCCGGCAAGGCCTTCCCGGCCTGGACCGGCAACCTCCTCGTCGGCGGGCTCGCCACCAAGGTCCTGGTCCGCCTGGAGCTCGACGGCGACAGGGTGGTCCACGAGGAGCGCATCCTGAAGGAACTCGGGGAACGGATCCGGGACGTCGCCGAGGACGCCGACGGCAGCCTCCTGATCGTCACCGACGAGGACGACGGCAAGCTGGTCCGCATCGCACCCGCCGAAGGCTCGGCGACCGGCGCGGCCCGGCCCTGA
- a CDS encoding OmpA/MotB family protein, giving the protein MARRKKAHGGGHGWFVTFADLMGLLMAFFVVVAAFSTQDKAKLMALLGSMREAFGTTRDPRLSGMIELDGLPVREHAKSVSPVPTAATDWNKADGGPGARPGGGTPSTSPYRFDGAVASIRQALAAMPDIARPSERLVLHEDEKGLHIELVDQDGRSMFPAGSDRPLPQVADILRAVAPTLRQLPNGVAITGHTTSTGDGPPNQSTWELSTARAHAVRRLLEQSGLPRDRVAAVIGKADQEPYFPEGSFSANRRVTILLLAHAPPLPAGFGLDGADAPNR; this is encoded by the coding sequence ATGGCGCGCAGGAAGAAAGCCCACGGCGGCGGACACGGCTGGTTCGTCACCTTCGCCGACCTGATGGGGCTGCTCATGGCCTTCTTCGTGGTCGTGGCGGCCTTCTCGACCCAGGACAAGGCCAAGCTGATGGCGCTCCTCGGCTCCATGCGGGAGGCCTTCGGGACCACCAGGGACCCGCGCCTCTCCGGCATGATCGAGCTCGACGGCCTGCCGGTGCGGGAGCACGCGAAGTCGGTCTCGCCCGTCCCCACCGCGGCGACCGATTGGAACAAGGCCGACGGCGGCCCCGGCGCGCGCCCGGGCGGAGGGACGCCCAGCACCAGTCCCTACCGCTTCGACGGCGCCGTCGCGTCGATCCGCCAGGCCCTCGCCGCCATGCCCGACATCGCGCGCCCGTCGGAGCGGCTCGTCCTGCACGAGGACGAGAAGGGGCTCCACATCGAGCTCGTGGACCAGGACGGCCGTTCCATGTTCCCGGCCGGCTCCGACCGCCCGCTGCCGCAGGTCGCCGACATCCTGCGCGCCGTCGCCCCGACCCTGCGCCAGCTGCCGAACGGCGTCGCCATCACGGGGCATACCACCAGCACGGGCGACGGGCCGCCGAACCAGTCCACCTGGGAACTCTCGACGGCGCGCGCCCACGCGGTCCGGCGCCTCCTCGAACAGTCCGGCCTGCCCCGCGACCGGGTCGCGGCCGTCATCGGCAAGGCCGACCAGGAGCCCTATTTTCCCGAAGGCTCCTTCTCGGCCAACCGCCGCGTCACCATCCTCCTCCTGGCGCATGCGCCGCCGCTTCCGGCCGGCTTCGGACTGGACGGCGCAGACGCGCCCAACCGGTAG
- a CDS encoding Crp/Fnr family transcriptional regulator: MSGRIRNRLLAALEAETFEAIRPDLEPTDLPLDMILLQPREPIRWVYFLESGLSSDVAMVSEERGVECGLAGFDGLAGIPVLLGMDRGIHTSVMQVGGTGHRMAAGRLRVAMDAHPDLRRVLLAYVHIFLTQSAQSAACNARHSVEQRLARWLLMSSDRTADPEVPLTHAYLSLMLGIRRAGVTVAIHVLEGEGLIRSMRGRTTIRDRAGLERRSCSCYRLVRDEQLRVFAAHPVEAEP; this comes from the coding sequence ATGAGCGGTCGCATCAGGAACCGTCTCCTTGCGGCACTCGAAGCCGAGACCTTCGAGGCGATCCGGCCGGACCTGGAGCCGACCGACCTGCCCCTCGACATGATCCTGCTTCAGCCGCGGGAGCCGATCCGCTGGGTCTACTTCCTGGAGAGCGGGCTCTCCTCCGACGTCGCAATGGTATCGGAGGAGCGTGGCGTCGAATGCGGCCTGGCGGGGTTCGACGGGCTCGCCGGGATCCCGGTCCTGCTCGGCATGGACCGCGGGATCCACACCTCGGTCATGCAAGTGGGCGGAACCGGGCATCGGATGGCGGCCGGGCGCCTGCGCGTCGCCATGGACGCGCATCCGGATCTCCGCCGGGTCCTGCTCGCCTACGTGCATATCTTCCTGACCCAGTCGGCGCAGTCGGCGGCCTGCAACGCGCGCCATTCGGTCGAGCAGCGCCTCGCACGCTGGCTCCTCATGTCGTCGGACCGCACCGCGGATCCCGAGGTGCCGCTGACGCACGCCTACCTGTCGCTCATGCTCGGAATCCGGCGCGCCGGGGTGACGGTCGCGATCCACGTGCTGGAGGGCGAGGGCCTCATCCGCTCGATGCGCGGGCGCACGACGATCCGCGATCGCGCCGGCCTGGAGCGGCGAAGCTGCTCCTGCTACCGGCTGGTCCGGGACGAACAGTTGCGCGTCTTCGCGGCTCATCCCGTGGAAGCGGAGCCGTAG